From one Triticum urartu cultivar G1812 chromosome 3, Tu2.1, whole genome shotgun sequence genomic stretch:
- the LOC125543236 gene encoding transcription factor PCF5-like, translated as MGDAGQSHHHHGLHTQLLSFGGADHHMHQFTAQAQPPAASQTRARGGRGGEMVPAATPARVRGGGGGEIVAVQGGHIVRSTGRKDRHSKVCTARGPRDRRVRLSAHTAIQFYDVQDRLGYDRPSKAVDWLIKNAKDAIDNLDTLPAWQPTAVAPSASNAAAPPSSSTQPDSADNSDDQAQAITIAHSSFDFAGSGGAGGATGGISFLPPSLDSDSIADTIKSFFPMGGTAGGEPSSSTVAAHSSAMGFQGYTPDLLSRTGSQSQELRLSLQPLPDPMFHHHHQQQQQQEQHRSHGHDGNGTGQQALFPGAASYSFGGGGAMWGEQAASQRMMPWNVADPGGGSTGGYLFNVSQQAAHMQAALSGQSQFFFQRGPLQSSNQPSDRGWPETVEADDNHPMQQQQQQHQGGLNPSVSAIGFGPGVSFSGFRVPARMQGNEEHNGGNGDKPPSVSSASHH; from the coding sequence ATGGGCGACGCCGGCCAGTCCCACCATCACCACGGCCTCCACACGCAGCTCCTGTCTTTCGGAGGCGCCGACCATCACATGCATCAGTTCACGGCGCAGGCACAGCCGCCCGCGGCGTCCCAGACGCGggcgcgaggaggacgaggcggcgAGATGGTGCCGGCGGCGACGCCCGCGCGGGTgaggggcggcggaggcggggaGATCGTGGCGGTGCAGGGAGGGCACATTGTGCGCTCCACCGGGCGGAAGGACCGGCACAGTAAGGTCTGCACGGCGCGCGGGCCTCGCGACCGCCGCGTGCGGCTGTCGGCACACACGGCCATCCAGTTCTACGACGTGCAAGACCGGCTGGGCTACGACCGCCCCAGCAAGGCCGTCGATTGGCTCATCAAGAACGCCAAGGACGCCATCGACAACCTCGACACCCTTCCCGCTTGGCAGCCCACGGCCGTCGCCCCCTCCGCCAGCAatgccgccgcgccgccgtcctcctccacccaaCCTGACTCCGCCGACAACTCGGACGACCAGGCGCAGGCCATCACCATCGCGCACTCGTCGTTCGACTTCGCCGGCTCTGGCGGCGCCGGAGGAGCCACGGGCGGCATCAGCTTCCTCCCGCCGTCGCTCGACTCGGACTCCATCGCCGACACGATCAAGTCCTTCTTCCCCATGGGCGGGACCGCGGGCGGGGAGCCGTCGTCGTCCACTGTGGCTGCGCACTCGTCGGCCATGGGTTTTCAAGGCTACACACCGGACCTCTTGTCGCGAACCGGCAGCCAGAGCCAAGAACTCCGGCTGTCACTGCAGCCTCTACCAGACCCTATGTttcaccaccaccaccagcagcagcagcagcaggagcagcacCGGTCGCATGGCCACGACGGCAACGGCACCGGCCAGCAGGCACTATTCCCCGGTGCGGCCAGCTACTCATTCGGCGGTGGCGGCGCCATGTGGGGCGAGCAGGCGGCGAGCCAGCGCATGATGCCGTGGAACGTGGCCGACCCAGGCGGCGGGAGCACCGGCGGCTACCTGTTCAACGTGTCGCAGCAGGCGGCGCATATGCAGGCGGCGCTGAGCGGCCAGAGCCAGTTCTTCTTCCAGAGGGGACCCCTTCAGTCCAGTAACCAGCCCTCCGACCGAGGATGGCCGGAGACCGTCGAAGCTGACGACAACCACCCgatgcagcagcagcagcagcagcaccaaGGGGGCTTGAACCCCTCCGTGTCGGCCATCGGGTTCGGCCCCGGCGTCAGCTTCTCCGGATTCCGCGTCCCCGCGAGGATGCAGGGCAACGAGGAGCACAACGGCGGCAATGGCGACAAGCCGCCGTCCGTCTCCTCGGCTTCCCACCACTGA